The proteins below are encoded in one region of Winogradskyella helgolandensis:
- the gyrB gene encoding DNA topoisomerase (ATP-hydrolyzing) subunit B, protein MSEKREEFNKDNYSADSIQALEGMEHVRMRPSMYIGDTGVRGLHHLVYEVVDNSIDEALAGHCDNITVIINEDNSITTEDDGRGIPVDLHKKEGVSALEVVMTKIGAGGKFDKDSYKVSGGLHGVGVSCVNALSDNLKATVYRKGEIWEQEYEKGKAMYPVKKVGETDKRGTIVTFKPDATIFTQTLEYNYDTLASRLRELAYLNKGITIHLIDRRHKKDDGEFEGETFHSKEGLKEFIKFLDGNREPLIKEVIAFEGEKNGVPVEVAMIYNTSYAENLHSYVNNINTHEGGTHLSGFRRGLTHTLKKYADESGMLDKLKFDIAGDDFREGLTAIISVKVQEPQFEGQTKTKLGNREVSAAVSQSVSEMLTDYLEENPDDAKTIVQKVILAAQARHAAQKAREMVQRKTVMSIGGLPGKLSDCSEQDPAKCEVYLVEGDSAGGTAKQGRDRMFQAILPLRGKILNVEKAMTHKVFENEEIKNIFTALGVTIGTEEDSKALNLSKLRYHKIVIMCDADIDGSHIETLILTFFFRYMKELIENGHIYIATPPLFLVKKGAKKEYAWNDEERLALMEQYGDGAKIQRYKGLGEMNAEQLWDTTMNPEFRTLRQIHIENGAEADRVFSMLMGDEVPPRREFIEKNAIYANIDA, encoded by the coding sequence ATGAGCGAAAAAAGAGAAGAATTTAATAAGGATAATTACTCAGCAGATAGTATTCAGGCCTTAGAAGGTATGGAGCATGTTCGTATGCGTCCTTCCATGTACATTGGTGATACAGGCGTAAGAGGTTTGCACCATTTAGTATATGAGGTTGTCGATAACTCAATTGATGAAGCTTTAGCTGGTCATTGTGATAATATTACCGTAATTATTAATGAAGATAATTCTATTACTACTGAGGATGATGGTCGTGGTATTCCAGTAGATTTACATAAAAAAGAAGGAGTTTCTGCATTAGAGGTTGTAATGACTAAAATTGGTGCAGGTGGTAAGTTTGATAAAGATTCTTATAAAGTTTCTGGTGGACTACATGGTGTTGGTGTAAGTTGTGTAAACGCTTTATCTGACAATTTAAAGGCCACAGTTTATAGAAAAGGAGAAATCTGGGAGCAAGAATACGAGAAAGGTAAAGCCATGTATCCTGTTAAGAAAGTTGGTGAAACGGATAAAAGAGGAACTATTGTTACTTTTAAACCAGATGCAACCATCTTTACGCAAACTTTAGAATATAACTACGATACCTTAGCAAGTCGTTTACGTGAATTAGCTTACCTTAATAAGGGTATTACGATTCATTTAATAGATAGACGTCATAAAAAAGATGATGGTGAGTTTGAAGGGGAAACATTTCATTCTAAAGAAGGTCTGAAGGAATTTATCAAGTTTTTAGATGGTAACCGTGAGCCTTTAATAAAAGAAGTTATTGCTTTTGAAGGTGAAAAGAATGGAGTACCTGTTGAGGTTGCCATGATTTATAATACCTCTTATGCTGAAAATTTACACTCGTATGTAAATAATATTAATACACATGAAGGTGGAACACACTTATCAGGATTCCGTAGAGGTTTAACACATACCCTTAAAAAGTATGCAGACGAATCTGGAATGTTAGACAAATTAAAGTTTGATATTGCTGGTGATGATTTCCGAGAAGGTTTAACCGCTATTATTTCTGTAAAAGTTCAAGAGCCACAATTCGAAGGGCAAACAAAAACTAAATTAGGAAACCGTGAAGTTTCTGCAGCTGTAAGTCAGTCTGTTTCTGAAATGCTTACGGATTATTTAGAAGAAAATCCGGATGATGCTAAAACGATTGTTCAGAAAGTAATACTAGCTGCACAAGCACGTCATGCCGCTCAAAAGGCACGTGAAATGGTTCAGCGTAAAACCGTAATGAGTATTGGTGGTTTACCTGGAAAACTATCAGATTGTTCTGAACAAGATCCTGCAAAATGTGAAGTTTATCTAGTCGAGGGAGATTCGGCAGGTGGAACGGCAAAACAAGGTCGTGATAGAATGTTTCAAGCTATTTTGCCATTAAGAGGTAAGATTCTTAATGTGGAGAAAGCAATGACACATAAGGTTTTTGAAAACGAAGAAATCAAAAATATCTTTACAGCCTTAGGTGTTACTATCGGAACAGAAGAAGATAGTAAAGCCTTAAACCTTTCAAAATTAAGATACCATAAAATAGTTATTATGTGTGATGCCGATATCGATGGTTCGCATATTGAAACTTTAATCTTAACCTTCTTCTTCCGTTACATGAAGGAATTAATTGAAAATGGACATATTTATATAGCAACACCACCTTTATTCTTAGTGAAGAAAGGAGCCAAAAAAGAATATGCTTGGAACGATGAAGAGCGTTTAGCTTTAATGGAACAATATGGTGATGGAGCAAAAATTCAACGTTATAAAGGTCTTGGAGAGATGAATGCAGAACAACTTTGGGATACGACGATGAATCCTGAGTTTAGAACATTGCGTCAAATCCATATAGAGAATGGTGCGGAAGCAGATCGTGTCTTTTCTATGTTAATGGGAGACGAAGTACCACCACGTAGAGAGTTTATAGAAAAGAATGCGATTTATGCTAATATTGATGCGTAA
- a CDS encoding pirin family protein yields MKTNKERSIEKVTRPAAPHFVGDGFRVHNFIPGTSTMQRMDPFIMLDYNSKYNFPATDKPKGVGVHPHRGFETVTIAYKGRVEHNDSSGGGGIIGEGDVQWMTAASGVLHKEFHETEWSKNGGEFQMVQLWVNLPAKDKMSPPKYQAISNSEITKVTLPDNAGEVEVIAGDYQGHKGAASTFSPLNMFNLKLKKGAKTQLSFPATYTTALLMVEGDAKVNGSTNAPQDYFVMFSNDGESFTVEALNDAVVLVLSGEPINEPIAAHGPFVMNTQEELLEAFQDYNTGKFGYLED; encoded by the coding sequence ATGAAAACAAATAAAGAAAGAAGTATAGAAAAAGTAACGCGACCAGCAGCACCTCATTTTGTAGGTGATGGGTTTAGAGTCCACAATTTTATTCCAGGGACATCAACCATGCAGCGTATGGATCCGTTTATAATGTTGGATTACAACTCTAAATATAATTTTCCTGCAACAGATAAACCAAAAGGAGTTGGTGTGCATCCTCATAGAGGTTTTGAAACCGTGACTATTGCCTATAAAGGTCGTGTAGAACATAACGATAGTTCAGGAGGAGGAGGTATAATCGGTGAAGGAGATGTGCAATGGATGACAGCCGCTTCGGGAGTTTTGCACAAAGAGTTTCACGAAACAGAATGGAGTAAAAATGGAGGGGAGTTTCAAATGGTGCAGCTTTGGGTAAATTTGCCGGCAAAGGATAAAATGAGTCCACCAAAATATCAAGCGATTTCAAATTCTGAAATCACAAAAGTTACTTTACCAGATAACGCAGGGGAAGTAGAGGTTATTGCCGGAGATTATCAGGGACATAAAGGTGCTGCATCTACATTTTCGCCATTGAATATGTTTAATTTGAAATTGAAAAAGGGAGCGAAAACGCAATTGTCATTTCCTGCAACCTATACAACAGCGCTTTTAATGGTTGAAGGTGATGCTAAAGTGAATGGAAGTACAAATGCGCCACAAGATTATTTTGTGATGTTTAGCAACGATGGAGAGTCGTTTACAGTTGAAGCATTAAATGATGCCGTAGTTTTAGTATTGAGTGGTGAGCCAATTAATGAACCTATTGCAGCACATGGTCCTTTTGTAATGAATACACAAGAGGAACTCCTTGAAGCCTTTCAAGATTATAATACCGGAAAATTCGGATATTTAGAGGATTAG
- a CDS encoding DUF4412 domain-containing protein, with protein sequence MKKIVLLSLALMISIVAVAQVQLKEGVLIANQTMSSDNEQMNAQLKAMGDSQAITYFKGEKSRSETSNPMSGDMVIVVDGAEKQMLMLFDQPGVGKKFMLQSFVPSEEDLKSVTVEKGDETKTVMGYECQQYFIKMKQNGQDVEMQMFTTDKISAFSHNTTAMGGKIEGYPLYFVMTLKQMGANIIVTSEITEIKQESVSDDKLSLTPPEGYTKMEGM encoded by the coding sequence ATGAAAAAAATAGTATTATTGAGTTTAGCACTAATGATAAGCATTGTTGCTGTAGCTCAAGTTCAATTAAAAGAAGGAGTTTTAATAGCCAATCAAACCATGAGTAGCGACAATGAGCAGATGAATGCGCAACTGAAAGCCATGGGAGACTCACAAGCTATTACCTATTTTAAAGGAGAAAAATCGCGAAGCGAAACAAGTAATCCAATGTCAGGAGATATGGTTATCGTTGTTGATGGTGCAGAAAAACAAATGTTAATGTTATTTGATCAACCAGGAGTTGGTAAGAAATTTATGTTGCAATCTTTTGTGCCTAGTGAAGAGGACTTAAAAAGTGTAACTGTAGAAAAGGGAGATGAAACAAAAACTGTAATGGGTTATGAGTGTCAACAATACTTTATTAAAATGAAGCAAAACGGACAAGATGTAGAAATGCAAATGTTCACAACGGATAAGATTTCTGCTTTCAGCCATAATACAACAGCAATGGGTGGAAAAATTGAAGGTTATCCACTTTATTTTGTTATGACCTTGAAACAAATGGGAGCAAATATTATAGTAACATCAGAAATAACTGAGATTAAACAAGAATCGGTTTCAGATGATAAATTAAGCTTAACTCCACCAGAAGGTTATACAAAAATGGAAGGTATGTAA
- the asnB gene encoding asparagine synthase B, which translates to MCGIVCAFDIKQKVDDLRPQVLEMAKTIRHRGPDWSGIYSDDKVIMAHERLAIVDPASGKQPLFSPDKKLILAANGEIYNHRELRAEYPDYDFQTQSDCEVILALYQEKGVDFVDDMNGIFGFAIYDVEKDEYFIARDHMGIIPLYIGWDKNGTFYVASELKALEGICTKIELFPPGHYMSSKDGEFVKWYKRDWTEYDAVKDNETSIAEVKQALEDAVHRQLMSDVPYGVLLSGGLDSSVTSAIAKKYSERRIEADDKEKAWYPQLHSFSVGLEGSPDLAAAKKVADHIGTVHHEIKFTIQEGLDAIKDVIYNIETYDITTIRSSTPMYLMARVIKSMGIKMVLSGEGADELFGGYLYFHKAPSAQEFHEETVRKLDKLHMYDCLRANKSLAAWGIEGRVPFLDKEFMDVAMRINPKDKMINGERMEKWVVRKAFEDMIPESVAWRQKEQFSDGVGYSWIDTLKELVASEVTDEQIQNASFRFPINTPLNKEEYYYRSIFEGHFPSDAAALSVPQEASVACSTATALEWDEAFKNMNDPSGRAIANVHSDSYVKA; encoded by the coding sequence ATGTGCGGAATAGTATGTGCGTTCGATATAAAGCAAAAAGTAGATGATTTAAGACCACAGGTTTTAGAGATGGCAAAAACAATTCGTCATCGTGGACCAGATTGGAGTGGAATTTATAGTGACGATAAAGTGATTATGGCGCATGAGCGTTTAGCAATTGTAGATCCAGCTTCAGGAAAACAGCCTTTGTTTAGTCCAGATAAGAAATTAATATTAGCTGCCAATGGTGAGATTTATAACCACAGAGAATTACGTGCTGAGTATCCTGACTATGATTTTCAAACTCAAAGTGATTGTGAAGTAATCCTAGCTTTATACCAAGAAAAAGGTGTAGATTTTGTAGATGATATGAATGGTATTTTCGGCTTTGCTATTTACGATGTTGAAAAGGATGAATATTTCATTGCTAGAGATCACATGGGAATTATTCCTTTATATATAGGATGGGATAAAAATGGAACATTCTATGTCGCTTCAGAATTAAAAGCACTAGAAGGTATTTGTACTAAAATTGAATTATTTCCTCCAGGTCATTATATGTCTAGCAAAGATGGCGAATTTGTAAAATGGTACAAACGTGATTGGACAGAGTATGATGCTGTAAAAGATAACGAAACAAGTATAGCAGAAGTAAAGCAAGCCTTAGAAGATGCTGTGCATAGACAGCTAATGAGTGATGTGCCTTATGGTGTATTATTGTCAGGTGGTTTAGATTCTTCAGTAACCTCTGCTATTGCTAAAAAATATTCTGAAAGACGTATCGAAGCTGATGATAAAGAAAAAGCATGGTATCCACAACTGCATTCGTTTTCAGTTGGGCTAGAAGGTTCACCAGATTTAGCAGCAGCAAAAAAAGTAGCTGACCATATTGGTACAGTTCATCATGAAATTAAATTTACTATTCAAGAAGGATTAGATGCTATTAAAGATGTGATTTATAACATCGAAACTTATGATATTACCACGATTCGTTCATCGACTCCAATGTATTTAATGGCGAGAGTTATTAAATCTATGGGAATTAAAATGGTATTATCTGGTGAAGGTGCCGATGAGTTATTTGGTGGGTATTTATACTTTCATAAAGCGCCAAGTGCACAAGAGTTTCATGAAGAAACCGTTCGTAAATTAGATAAGTTACATATGTACGATTGTTTAAGAGCCAACAAAAGTTTAGCGGCTTGGGGAATTGAAGGTCGTGTACCATTCTTAGATAAAGAATTTATGGATGTTGCCATGCGCATCAACCCAAAAGACAAAATGATTAACGGAGAGCGCATGGAAAAATGGGTGGTTCGTAAAGCATTTGAAGATATGATTCCAGAAAGCGTAGCATGGAGACAAAAAGAACAATTTTCTGATGGAGTAGGTTATAGTTGGATTGATACCTTAAAAGAACTTGTAGCAAGTGAAGTAACTGATGAGCAAATACAAAATGCGTCATTCCGTTTTCCAATTAACACGCCTCTAAATAAAGAAGAGTATTATTACAGAAGTATTTTTGAAGGTCATTTTCCAAGTGATGCAGCAGCATTAAGCGTGCCTCAAGAAGCAAGTGTAGCTTGTAGTACTGCAACAGCTTTAGAATGGGATGAAGCATTTAAAAACATGAACGATCCTTCTGGTAGAGCCATTGCTAATGTACATTCGGATTCTTATGTGAAAGCTTAA
- the mdh gene encoding malate dehydrogenase, translating into MKVTVVGAGAVGASCAEYIAIKNFASEVVILDIKEGYAEGKAMDLMQCASLNGFDTKITGSTNDYSKTANSDICVITSGIPRKPGMTREELIGINAGIVKTVSSSLVEHSPNTIIIVVSNPMDTMTYLVHKTTGLPKHRIIGMGGALDSARFKYRLAEALEAPISDVDGMVIGGHSDTGMVPLISHATRNSIKVSEFLSEERLNQVAEDTKVGGATLTKLLGTSAWYAPGAAVSGLVQAIACDQKKIYPCSTLLDGEYGLSDLCIGVPVVLGRNGIEKIVDVSLSDAEKDHMKASAEGVKKTNGLLEL; encoded by the coding sequence ATGAAAGTTACCGTAGTTGGCGCTGGTGCAGTTGGCGCAAGTTGTGCAGAGTATATTGCAATTAAAAATTTTGCTTCTGAAGTCGTGATACTTGATATTAAAGAAGGTTATGCAGAAGGAAAAGCAATGGACTTAATGCAGTGTGCATCTTTAAATGGATTTGACACAAAAATTACTGGAAGTACAAACGATTATTCTAAAACAGCAAATAGTGATATTTGTGTGATTACTTCAGGTATTCCTCGTAAGCCAGGAATGACTCGTGAAGAATTAATAGGAATTAATGCAGGTATTGTAAAAACAGTATCATCTAGCTTAGTAGAGCATTCTCCAAATACAATTATTATTGTTGTGAGTAATCCTATGGATACTATGACTTATTTGGTGCATAAAACTACAGGTTTACCAAAGCATAGAATTATTGGAATGGGTGGAGCATTAGATTCTGCACGTTTTAAATATAGATTAGCTGAAGCTTTAGAAGCGCCAATCAGTGATGTAGACGGAATGGTAATTGGTGGACATAGTGATACAGGTATGGTGCCATTAATTTCTCATGCAACAAGAAACAGTATTAAAGTATCTGAGTTTTTATCAGAAGAACGTTTAAATCAAGTTGCAGAAGATACTAAAGTAGGTGGAGCAACCTTAACTAAATTATTAGGCACTTCAGCTTGGTATGCACCAGGTGCAGCAGTAAGTGGATTAGTTCAGGCTATTGCTTGCGATCAAAAGAAAATATACCCTTGTTCTACATTATTAGATGGTGAATATGGCTTAAGTGATTTGTGCATAGGTGTGCCAGTTGTTTTAGGTAGAAACGGTATTGAGAAAATTGTTGATGTATCATTAAGTGATGCAGAAAAGGATCACATGAAAGCAAGTGCTGAAGGTGTTAAGAAAACTAATGGATTATTAGAGTTATAA
- a CDS encoding Crp/Fnr family transcriptional regulator, whose translation MLLPNFKKFLIEKGGLSEEEFVQITPFIRTKRIPHNEFLLKSGEVCSHSFFVEQGVLRFYALNEEGKENILQFATENWIVSDRGSVFFQEPSTYYIDAIEDTLTVMLDEEFVTKVVNINSKFRAQNEKLLQNHIRHLYKRISLLIGASAKVRYLEFVSMYPDIMLRVPQWMIASYLGITPESLSRVRKALAKENFKPK comes from the coding sequence ATGTTATTACCAAACTTTAAAAAATTTCTTATTGAAAAAGGCGGATTATCTGAAGAGGAATTTGTTCAAATAACACCTTTTATAAGAACAAAAAGAATTCCTCATAATGAGTTTTTATTAAAATCAGGTGAGGTCTGTTCGCATTCTTTTTTTGTTGAACAAGGTGTGCTTCGATTTTATGCATTAAATGAAGAAGGAAAAGAAAATATCCTCCAGTTTGCTACTGAGAATTGGATTGTTAGTGATCGCGGCAGTGTCTTTTTTCAAGAACCTTCAACCTATTATATAGATGCTATTGAAGATACATTAACAGTCATGTTAGATGAAGAATTTGTGACTAAAGTCGTCAATATTAATTCGAAATTTAGAGCCCAAAACGAAAAGTTATTACAAAATCATATCCGCCATTTATACAAACGCATTAGCTTATTAATAGGAGCTTCGGCAAAGGTTAGATATTTGGAATTTGTTAGTATGTATCCAGATATTATGTTGCGCGTTCCGCAATGGATGATAGCTTCTTATTTAGGAATTACTCCAGAAAGTTTGAGTAGAGTGCGAAAAGCATTAGCTAAAGAAAACTTTAAACCGAAGTAG
- the secDF gene encoding protein translocase subunit SecDF yields the protein MQNKGLIKLFALLFGLVSIYQLSFTFKANQIEDAAEMAAIEKFADTEEDYQTKRNLETIRYLDSLKTSKIKVGENFESIEVYNLGVAQYTYSEVEENAMNLGLDLRGGINVILQISVRDILKGLANNSKDPIFNKALDDAEELQKDSQDSYLQSFFTAFDAIKGDTKLASPDIFANRTLSDEIKFNMEDNEVKSIIETKIDESIVSAFEVLRKRIDKFGVTSPNIQRLGNSGRILLELPGAKDIERVTDLVTKTAQLQFWETYKTQEVVPYLLEVNQNLVEANQSKKEKEEVADVVEDQEENTSNAIDELTGQIETDSTNVADINPLGIQGYGNGGSVVGMFLSKDKEKVMEHLNSSKNRASLPAEMRYVKFVWGLQNEESEFSELYAIKGNRDGEPELSGDVITSADQDYDQVSRPAVSMQMNSKGAKIWEEMTKKASETQGNIAIVLDNIVYSAPGVSQPGGISGGRSQISGSFTLAEAVDLANVLRAGKLPASAEIVQSDIVGPSLGQEAIDSGMKSFIIALGFVLLWMIFYYGKAGGFADIALLLNILLIFGVLASLGAVLTLPGIAGIVLTIGMSVDANVLIFERIKEELAKGKTQKESVKDGFSNALSSILDANITTGLTALILFVFGTGPIKGFATTLIIGILTSLFTAIFITRLLVDWYVNRGGKLDFSTGLTKNLFTNLNIDFLRKRKIAYAFSGLMILASLGSLFIGPGLDQGIDFVGGRTYQVRFEQDMSVEEVKNDLNAVFESAEVKTIGGPNQLKISTKYLVEDSTTEADEKVQSMLFTTLQKYLPEGMTYAEFLDGSGDKKIGKMLSSKVSPTIADDIKKSSIWAILGSLVVVFLYILLRFKKWQFSLGAVTAVFHDVLIVLGIYSLTWRIMPFSMEIDQTFIAAILTVIGYSLNDTVVVFDRIREYFNENLGWKFDTTINKSINSTVSRTLNTSLTTLVVLLAMFLFGADSLKDLLFALIVGVIVGTYSSVFIATPIMYDTAKKGSATEALKNKVKEDAEEA from the coding sequence ATGCAAAACAAAGGATTAATTAAGCTTTTTGCGCTTTTATTCGGTTTAGTAAGTATTTATCAGTTATCATTTACTTTCAAAGCTAATCAAATAGAAGATGCCGCAGAAATGGCAGCAATTGAAAAATTTGCTGATACAGAAGAGGATTACCAAACGAAAAGGAATTTAGAAACTATTCGTTATTTAGACTCTTTAAAAACCTCAAAAATTAAAGTAGGTGAAAACTTTGAGTCTATTGAAGTTTATAATCTAGGTGTAGCGCAATACACGTACTCTGAAGTAGAAGAAAATGCCATGAATCTTGGTTTAGATCTTAGAGGAGGTATAAATGTTATTCTTCAAATTTCAGTAAGAGACATCTTAAAAGGTTTAGCAAATAATTCTAAAGACCCAATATTTAATAAGGCTTTAGATGATGCTGAGGAATTACAAAAAGATTCACAAGATTCTTATTTACAATCTTTCTTTACAGCTTTTGATGCTATTAAAGGAGATACAAAATTAGCGTCTCCAGATATTTTTGCAAATCGTACTTTAAGTGACGAGATTAAATTCAATATGGAGGATAATGAAGTTAAAAGCATTATCGAAACAAAAATTGATGAGTCTATCGTTTCTGCATTCGAAGTATTACGTAAACGTATTGATAAATTTGGTGTAACATCTCCAAACATTCAACGTTTAGGAAACTCTGGTCGTATTCTTTTAGAATTACCAGGAGCTAAAGATATTGAGCGTGTTACGGATTTAGTGACAAAGACAGCACAGTTACAATTTTGGGAAACATATAAAACTCAAGAGGTTGTACCTTATTTATTAGAAGTAAATCAAAATTTGGTTGAAGCTAATCAAAGTAAAAAAGAAAAAGAGGAGGTTGCTGATGTCGTAGAAGATCAAGAAGAAAATACTTCAAATGCTATTGATGAGCTTACAGGTCAGATAGAAACAGATTCTACAAATGTTGCTGATATTAATCCTTTAGGAATCCAAGGTTACGGAAATGGTGGTTCAGTAGTTGGTATGTTCTTATCTAAGGATAAAGAAAAAGTGATGGAGCATTTAAATTCATCAAAAAACAGAGCTTCTTTACCGGCAGAAATGCGTTATGTTAAATTCGTTTGGGGATTACAAAATGAAGAATCAGAGTTTTCAGAGCTTTATGCTATTAAAGGTAACAGAGATGGTGAGCCAGAATTAAGTGGTGATGTAATTACAAGTGCAGATCAAGATTATGACCAAGTAAGTAGACCTGCAGTAAGTATGCAAATGAACTCTAAAGGAGCGAAGATTTGGGAAGAAATGACCAAAAAAGCATCTGAAACTCAAGGTAATATTGCCATTGTATTAGATAATATTGTGTATTCTGCTCCAGGTGTTTCTCAACCTGGTGGAATATCAGGAGGTCGTTCTCAAATATCAGGATCATTTACATTAGCTGAAGCTGTCGATTTAGCCAACGTTTTAAGAGCTGGTAAATTACCTGCCTCTGCGGAGATAGTTCAATCGGATATTGTAGGACCTTCATTAGGACAAGAAGCTATTGATAGTGGAATGAAATCTTTCATTATTGCATTAGGATTTGTATTACTATGGATGATTTTTTATTACGGAAAAGCTGGTGGTTTTGCAGATATCGCTTTATTATTAAATATCTTATTAATCTTTGGTGTATTAGCAAGTTTAGGAGCGGTATTAACCTTACCTGGTATTGCTGGTATTGTGTTAACGATTGGTATGTCTGTCGATGCAAACGTACTTATCTTTGAGAGGATAAAAGAGGAGTTAGCCAAAGGAAAAACGCAGAAAGAATCTGTGAAAGATGGTTTCTCTAACGCTTTGTCTTCAATCTTAGATGCCAACATTACAACAGGTTTAACAGCTTTAATCTTATTTGTATTTGGTACAGGGCCAATTAAAGGTTTTGCAACAACATTAATCATTGGTATTTTAACATCTTTATTTACGGCAATTTTTATTACACGTTTATTAGTAGACTGGTATGTAAACAGAGGAGGGAAATTAGATTTCTCTACAGGATTAACTAAGAACTTATTTACCAATTTAAATATCGATTTCTTAAGAAAACGAAAAATTGCTTATGCCTTTTCTGGGCTGATGATTTTAGCGAGTTTGGGTTCATTATTTATAGGACCAGGATTAGATCAAGGGATTGATTTTGTTGGAGGTAGAACGTACCAAGTACGTTTTGAGCAAGATATGAGTGTTGAAGAAGTAAAGAATGATCTTAATGCTGTGTTTGAAAGTGCTGAGGTAAAAACTATTGGTGGACCAAACCAATTAAAAATTTCTACGAAGTATTTAGTAGAAGATAGTACTACTGAAGCAGATGAAAAAGTACAATCTATGTTGTTTACTACGCTTCAAAAATACCTTCCAGAAGGAATGACATATGCTGAGTTTTTAGATGGTTCTGGAGATAAGAAAATTGGTAAAATGCTATCGAGTAAGGTGAGTCCAACGATTGCAGATGATATTAAAAAATCATCTATTTGGGCAATCTTAGGATCATTAGTAGTAGTTTTCTTATATATCTTATTAAGATTTAAGAAATGGCAATTCTCTCTTGGAGCTGTTACTGCTGTTTTTCATGATGTTTTAATCGTGTTAGGGATTTATTCTTTAACATGGAGAATTATGCCTTTTAGCATGGAGATTGACCAAACATTTATTGCGGCAATCTTAACTGTAATCGGTTACTCACTGAATGATACGGTTGTTGTATTTGATAGAATTAGAGAGTATTTTAATGAAAACTTAGGTTGGAAATTTGATACGACAATAAATAAATCTATAAACAGTACTGTTAGTAGAACTTTAAATACGTCTTTAACTACTTTAGTAGTGTTATTGGCAATGTTCTTATTTGGTGCAGATTCACTTAAAGATTTACTATTCGCACTAATCGTAGGTGTCATTGTAGGTACATACTCTTCAGTATTTATCGCAACACCAATTATGTACGATACAGCTAAAAAAGGTAGCGCAACGGAAGCTTTAAAGAATAAAGTGAAAGAAGATGCAGAAGAAGCTTAA